From one Halothece sp. PCC 7418 genomic stretch:
- a CDS encoding type II toxin-antitoxin system Phd/YefM family antitoxin, with product MLSVTIDEIQLDPSKYLRQVEAGETIVIVRADKVIAELRPINTNKPLRPFGLCAGEFTVPDDFDSPLPEDLLDAFEGK from the coding sequence ATGCTAAGTGTGACAATTGATGAAATTCAGCTCGATCCTTCAAAGTATCTGCGCCAAGTGGAGGCAGGTGAAACCATTGTGATTGTTCGAGCAGATAAAGTGATCGCTGAACTGAGACCAATCAATACGAATAAGCCATTACGACCGTTTGGATTATGTGCAGGGGAGTTTACCGTGCCAGATGATTTTGATTCTCCATTGCCAGAAGATCTTCTCGATGCATTCGAGGGTAAATGA
- a CDS encoding type II toxin-antitoxin system VapC family toxin, which translates to MRILLDTHIFLWFISGDARLSKDVRDAIRDPDNEVYLSAISVWEAIVKYQLGKLPLPEHPETYLPKQRDLHQITSLDLNESSVLQLAKLPTLHRDPFDRMLICQALQNGLTIATVDTAVRAYPVNVM; encoded by the coding sequence ATGAGGATTCTGCTAGATACACACATCTTTCTATGGTTTATCAGTGGCGATGCCCGGTTGTCGAAAGATGTTCGGGATGCAATTCGCGATCCAGATAATGAGGTTTACCTGAGCGCAATTTCAGTCTGGGAAGCAATTGTCAAGTACCAGTTGGGCAAGCTACCTTTGCCGGAGCATCCCGAAACTTATTTACCCAAACAGCGCGATCTGCATCAAATTACCAGTCTTGACCTTAATGAAAGTAGTGTGCTTCAACTGGCTAAACTGCCAACATTACATCGCGATCCATTTGACAGGATGTTGATCTGCCAAGCATTACAAAACGGTTTGACCATTGCGACAGTAGATACAGCAGTCCGTGCGTATCCAGTCAACGTTATGTAA
- a CDS encoding DUF6888 family protein, producing MLKCIALCQVLSNCYRPIQLFRYDQERREIFLIAGEQGTIELTIFETGQWRYDVAET from the coding sequence ATGCTAAAATGTATAGCACTTTGCCAAGTCTTGTCCAACTGCTACCGACCGATTCAATTATTTCGTTATGATCAAGAAAGAAGAGAAATATTTTTGATTGCTGGCGAACAAGGAACTATCGAACTTACAATTTTTGAAACAGGACAATGGAGGTACGATGTCGCAGAAACCTAA
- the smc gene encoding chromosome segregation protein SMC has translation MVHVKRLELSRFKSFGQTTQIPLLTGFTVVSGPNGSGKSNILDALLFALGLASSRGMRAERLPDLVNNQNNGKGRAETTVKVTFELDDETEWSVARRLRVTKEGSYASTFYINDETCTQSQLHEQLRALRIYPEGYNVVLQGDVTRIISMNGRERREIIDELAGVAEFDRKIAKAKETLETVKEKEERCEILQQELIKTRDRAASERNKAEKYRQLKAEIQEKQQWEAVLEWKALKQQIDTLQGEITGNEQTLTQLQQTIQTTETQIQQASQTLDDLNAQVKALGEDEQLEATSKLATQKAQQEQLQQREAELNQTLEETATAQEQTRTQLQEQQTRLQTLQQELADLSEKQLQELQQAQHTAQTKLAESREQANAIASASEEWIQQQTQLSQQINQLQNSLNPQRTEQAQLQERETQLQQKIEEQQTTLASLTPELEVKQQTLQELEQTVNQLQAQVQTLAQQLSHAEEEKKLQQATQTRLLQEQRDKQRKLDKLEATKEAEEKAQGTYATQIILQSPITGVCGLVAQLGQVEPRYQLALETAAGGRLAQIVVENDQVGAKAIELLKEKRGGRATFLPLNKIQPPRQNMTAALRYANGFVDYAANLIECEPRYQVIFAYVFGNTAVFTTLEKARPHLGKTRIVTLEGEILESSGAMSGGSRSTRSSLHFGTATETESDEIQQLKARLAEIEEILAVCDPKIEQATTESQRLTEQLNETRQQHQEQQWQYKQTQQEIERLSQQQQQVSEQLSQNENELMQLQGRLELLANSIPQQETELVQLQAELAELEASHSNTQWQEIQQVIKQQEAELKQAETALNEAKQQQQQLETEQLRLQEKISTSEQRLTEYEQRVVETNQQKATVEQQKQDIAAKIAETDTVIAQLQEKLGKLKEERDRADKTLRSHQRQQDKQTWKQQKLQETLSEQQEKLATLQSQYEEKGNSLAQPLPEIPELVQETPSETITFANYSEQLTHLQEELRQMQKRLQDMEPVNMLALEEYEKTQARLDELTEKLTTLQEERNELLLRIETFTTRRIEAFNEAFNAVNENFQTIFATLSDGDGYLQLDKPDDISNANLNLIAHPKGKPVQRLHSMSGGEKSLTALSFIFALQRYRPSPFYAFDEVDMFLDGANVQRLANMIQQQAQEAQFIVVSLRRPMIEASMRTIGVTQARGAYTQVLGIKL, from the coding sequence ATGGTTCATGTTAAGCGTTTAGAATTATCACGGTTTAAGTCGTTTGGTCAGACGACACAGATTCCCTTGCTAACGGGGTTTACAGTGGTTTCGGGTCCCAATGGATCAGGAAAGTCGAACATTCTCGATGCGCTGCTGTTTGCGTTGGGTTTAGCCAGTTCGCGGGGAATGCGTGCCGAACGATTGCCTGATCTGGTTAATAATCAGAATAATGGCAAAGGACGGGCGGAGACAACGGTTAAGGTCACCTTTGAATTGGATGATGAGACGGAATGGTCGGTGGCGCGTCGGCTGCGGGTGACGAAGGAGGGAAGTTATGCTTCCACGTTCTATATTAATGATGAAACCTGTACACAAAGCCAACTCCATGAACAACTGCGGGCGTTAAGAATTTATCCCGAAGGCTATAACGTGGTGTTACAGGGTGATGTCACGCGCATTATTAGCATGAATGGGCGCGAACGACGGGAAATTATTGATGAGTTGGCGGGGGTGGCGGAGTTTGACCGCAAAATTGCCAAGGCGAAGGAAACCCTGGAGACGGTAAAAGAAAAAGAGGAACGCTGTGAGATTCTCCAGCAAGAATTGATTAAAACGCGCGATCGCGCTGCCAGTGAACGCAACAAAGCGGAGAAATATCGTCAACTGAAGGCGGAAATTCAAGAGAAACAACAATGGGAAGCGGTTTTGGAGTGGAAAGCCCTAAAACAGCAAATTGATACGTTACAGGGGGAAATTACGGGGAATGAGCAAACTTTAACCCAACTCCAGCAGACGATTCAAACCACAGAAACCCAAATCCAACAAGCCAGTCAAACGCTGGATGACTTGAACGCCCAAGTGAAAGCCTTGGGAGAAGATGAACAGTTAGAAGCCACCTCGAAACTGGCGACACAAAAAGCCCAACAAGAACAACTGCAACAACGGGAAGCAGAGTTAAATCAAACGCTGGAAGAAACTGCAACTGCACAGGAACAGACGCGCACGCAACTGCAAGAACAGCAGACGCGCTTACAAACCTTACAGCAGGAATTAGCAGACCTAAGTGAGAAACAGCTTCAAGAGTTACAGCAAGCCCAGCATACTGCTCAAACTAAATTAGCAGAAAGTCGAGAACAAGCCAACGCGATCGCGTCAGCATCAGAAGAATGGATTCAGCAACAAACTCAACTCAGTCAACAAATTAATCAACTGCAAAATAGTCTCAACCCCCAGCGCACAGAACAAGCGCAACTGCAAGAACGAGAAACGCAACTCCAGCAGAAAATTGAAGAACAACAAACCACCCTTGCTTCCCTCACACCTGAACTAGAAGTGAAACAACAGACGCTTCAAGAACTTGAACAAACCGTTAACCAACTGCAAGCACAGGTTCAAACTCTCGCCCAACAACTGAGTCACGCGGAAGAAGAAAAGAAACTGCAACAAGCAACCCAAACTCGTCTCTTACAAGAACAACGAGACAAACAACGCAAGTTAGACAAACTGGAAGCCACTAAAGAAGCGGAAGAAAAAGCCCAAGGAACATACGCCACCCAAATCATTTTACAGAGCCCCATAACGGGAGTGTGCGGATTAGTCGCCCAACTGGGACAAGTAGAACCCCGCTATCAACTCGCCTTAGAAACCGCAGCCGGGGGAAGACTGGCGCAAATTGTGGTTGAAAATGACCAAGTGGGCGCAAAAGCCATTGAACTCCTGAAAGAAAAACGCGGTGGGCGAGCAACTTTTCTCCCGTTAAATAAAATTCAACCCCCGCGTCAAAATATGACCGCTGCGTTACGCTATGCCAATGGCTTCGTGGATTATGCAGCAAACTTAATCGAGTGTGAACCGCGCTATCAGGTCATTTTTGCTTATGTTTTTGGCAATACTGCGGTGTTTACCACTTTAGAAAAAGCCCGTCCCCATCTGGGGAAAACCCGCATCGTGACGTTAGAGGGAGAAATTTTAGAAAGCAGTGGTGCGATGAGTGGGGGAAGTCGCAGCACCCGTTCTAGTCTTCATTTTGGCACAGCGACGGAAACGGAATCCGATGAAATTCAACAGTTAAAAGCCCGTTTAGCGGAAATTGAGGAAATTTTAGCGGTTTGTGACCCCAAAATTGAACAAGCAACCACTGAAAGCCAACGACTGACAGAACAACTCAACGAAACTCGCCAGCAGCATCAAGAACAACAATGGCAGTATAAACAAACCCAGCAGGAAATTGAACGTCTCAGCCAACAGCAACAGCAAGTTAGTGAACAACTGAGTCAAAATGAAAATGAGTTGATGCAACTGCAAGGGCGTTTAGAACTCCTCGCCAATAGTATCCCCCAACAAGAAACCGAGTTAGTGCAACTGCAAGCGGAACTGGCGGAGTTAGAAGCTAGTCACAGCAACACCCAATGGCAAGAAATTCAGCAGGTGATTAAACAGCAGGAAGCGGAGTTAAAGCAAGCAGAAACCGCCCTCAATGAAGCGAAACAGCAACAACAGCAGTTAGAAACGGAACAATTACGATTACAGGAAAAAATCTCTACTTCTGAACAACGGTTAACGGAATATGAACAGCGGGTGGTAGAAACAAACCAACAGAAAGCAACCGTTGAACAGCAAAAGCAAGACATTGCAGCGAAAATTGCCGAAACCGACACTGTAATTGCCCAATTACAAGAGAAACTGGGTAAACTGAAAGAAGAGCGCGATCGCGCAGACAAAACCCTCCGTTCCCATCAACGTCAACAAGACAAGCAAACTTGGAAGCAGCAAAAACTGCAAGAAACCCTCAGCGAACAACAAGAAAAACTCGCCACGCTACAAAGTCAGTATGAGGAGAAAGGAAATTCCCTTGCGCAACCGCTTCCCGAAATCCCCGAATTAGTGCAAGAAACCCCCAGCGAAACGATTACCTTCGCCAACTACAGCGAACAACTCACCCACTTACAAGAGGAACTGCGCCAGATGCAAAAACGCCTCCAAGACATGGAACCCGTTAATATGCTGGCGTTAGAAGAATACGAAAAAACCCAAGCCCGTCTCGATGAACTGACGGAAAAACTCACCACCCTCCAAGAAGAACGCAATGAACTGCTTCTCCGCATTGAAACCTTTACCACCCGCAGAATTGAAGCCTTTAACGAAGCCTTTAACGCCGTTAACGAAAACTTCCAAACCATCTTCGCCACCCTCTCCGATGGCGATGGCTACCTCCAACTGGATAAACCTGACGACATCAGCAACGCCAACCTGAATCTTATCGCGCACCCGAAAGGAAAACCCGTCCAACGGTTACATTCTATGTCTGGGGGAGAAAAATCCTTAACGGCGCTGAGTTTTATTTTCGCACTCCAACGCTATCGCCCATCCCCCTTCTACGCCTTTGATGAAGTGGATATGTTTTTAGATGGTGCGAACGTCCAACGCCTAGCGAATATGATTCAACAGCAAGCGCAAGAAGCGCAGTTTATTGTGGTGAGTTTACGTCGCCCCATGATTGAAGCCTCCATGCGAACCATTGGGGTTACCCAAGCCAGAGGCGCTTATACGCAAGTCTTAGGAATTAAACTTTAA
- the dcm gene encoding DNA (cytosine-5-)-methyltransferase, whose translation MTTVNFIDLFAGIGGMRLGFESACHELGLTPNCVFSSEVKKTAILTYEKNFNSQVEGDITEINLNAIPNFDFLLAGFPCQAFSTAGKRQGFLDTRGTLFFEIEKILKHHQPQGFLLENVDNLVNHDQGKTLKTIENNLSLLGYQISWGVFNSKYFGVAQERKRIYITGLKQEKVSLTELHFLMNAQKEVRLNDILETNQPTLTDDFSIKLTAAFSPQELVGKAIKDKRGGKNNIHSWELCLKGNITTEQKEILNTLLKIRRYKKFAQLKGIKWMDGMPLTLEEIEMFYAENKSYLCPKNLKKSLDNLVEKGYLKLEHPRDEVAVEEKGKMIKKRVPREDLPKGYNIVTGKLSFPISKILDPNTVTPALVATDMAKLAVVDGEGIRKLTIREGLRLFGFPESYQINLKPDQAYDLLGNTVVVPVIKSVSLRLLTTALAHLNNRDIQSSLPVCS comes from the coding sequence ATGACAACAGTAAATTTTATTGATCTCTTTGCAGGAATAGGGGGAATGAGATTAGGGTTTGAATCAGCTTGTCATGAATTAGGTTTAACTCCAAATTGTGTATTTTCTTCAGAAGTCAAAAAAACTGCTATTTTAACCTACGAGAAAAATTTTAATTCTCAAGTGGAGGGTGACATCACTGAAATTAATTTAAATGCCATCCCAAATTTTGACTTTTTACTGGCTGGTTTCCCTTGTCAAGCATTCAGCACGGCGGGAAAACGACAAGGCTTTTTAGATACAAGAGGAACATTATTCTTTGAAATTGAGAAGATATTAAAACATCATCAACCACAAGGCTTTCTTTTAGAAAATGTCGATAATTTGGTTAATCATGACCAAGGCAAAACTTTAAAGACCATAGAAAACAACTTGTCTTTATTAGGATATCAAATTTCTTGGGGTGTTTTTAATTCCAAGTATTTTGGAGTTGCCCAAGAAAGAAAAAGAATTTATATTACTGGATTAAAGCAAGAAAAAGTTTCCTTAACCGAATTGCATTTCTTAATGAATGCTCAAAAAGAAGTCCGATTAAACGATATTCTAGAAACTAATCAGCCTACCTTAACCGATGATTTTTCTATAAAACTAACAGCTGCTTTTTCTCCTCAAGAATTAGTGGGCAAAGCCATTAAGGATAAACGCGGTGGCAAGAATAATATTCATAGTTGGGAACTTTGCCTAAAAGGAAATATTACGACAGAACAAAAAGAAATATTAAATACTTTACTCAAGATTAGAAGATATAAAAAATTTGCCCAACTCAAAGGAATTAAATGGATGGATGGAATGCCATTAACCTTAGAAGAAATAGAAATGTTCTACGCAGAAAATAAATCATATCTTTGTCCCAAAAACTTAAAGAAAAGTTTAGATAATTTAGTCGAAAAAGGATATTTAAAATTAGAACACCCAAGGGATGAAGTAGCAGTAGAAGAGAAAGGAAAAATGATCAAAAAAAGAGTACCGCGAGAAGATTTACCGAAGGGATATAATATTGTAACAGGAAAATTAAGTTTTCCCATTTCAAAAATCCTTGATCCTAACACTGTAACACCAGCATTAGTAGCAACAGATATGGCAAAATTAGCAGTTGTCGATGGTGAAGGAATTAGAAAGCTGACGATCAGAGAAGGATTGAGATTATTTGGCTTTCCTGAAAGTTACCAAATCAATTTAAAGCCAGATCAAGCCTACGATCTTTTGGGAAATACAGTTGTTGTACCTGTGATTAAGTCTGTTTCTCTAAGACTGCTAACGACAGCTTTAGCACACTTGAATAATAGAGACATTCAAAGCTCTTTACCTGTCTGCTCATAA
- a CDS encoding HindVP family restriction endonuclease, whose amino-acid sequence MASDQQLSPSLYGLKHTNKDFSLKESWGKNQFNTAFPTALGCYMHQKEIDPIYLVLNSDLEVEKKTIKVNSIYGINPLANETFYAFENQYNCYQHLVNNGLPRIDLVINRIQNKQLSPLRGIEIKLTALPDHTTFSESDENYGCEIVIRPDTIVYLALSIALKFQEEANALKDLISPHLEDIRENNWYDPDVMRQNSDKIISAIDAVLLSRLSQQEPFLLQPIWKTEGKTLILHENCLDIFVWSDYALTRLFIDVCKSSSNRQKITRHYRTAIWLAKMLVDFSKKGKIDQRGVIDNLTYDTKNDKAFAVSGKITRRYMKCDQITSPRIKRNEIKNIILNEGERMLSPERRFDAAILGTSEIFG is encoded by the coding sequence ATGGCTTCTGATCAACAGCTTTCTCCAAGTCTTTATGGTTTAAAGCATACCAATAAAGATTTCTCTTTAAAAGAATCATGGGGAAAAAATCAATTTAACACTGCATTTCCTACGGCTTTGGGGTGTTATATGCACCAAAAAGAAATTGATCCCATTTATTTAGTATTAAATTCTGACTTGGAAGTTGAAAAGAAAACGATAAAAGTTAATAGTATTTACGGAATTAATCCTTTAGCTAACGAGACCTTTTACGCATTTGAAAATCAATACAATTGTTATCAACATTTAGTTAATAATGGTTTACCAAGAATAGATTTGGTAATTAATCGTATTCAAAATAAGCAATTAAGTCCACTTCGAGGAATTGAAATTAAATTAACAGCTTTACCTGATCATACGACCTTTTCTGAATCAGACGAAAATTATGGCTGTGAGATTGTGATTCGTCCTGATACAATTGTGTATCTTGCTTTAAGCATTGCCTTAAAATTTCAAGAAGAAGCAAACGCACTAAAAGATTTAATCTCACCACACCTAGAAGATATTCGGGAGAATAATTGGTATGATCCTGACGTAATGCGACAGAATTCTGATAAAATTATTAGCGCGATCGATGCTGTGCTATTGAGTCGATTAAGTCAGCAAGAGCCTTTTCTCTTACAACCAATCTGGAAAACAGAAGGGAAAACACTAATTCTACATGAAAACTGTTTGGACATATTTGTTTGGAGTGATTATGCTTTAACTCGCTTATTCATAGATGTCTGTAAATCTTCTTCTAACCGACAAAAAATTACTCGACATTATCGAACAGCAATCTGGCTAGCAAAGATGCTCGTTGATTTTTCAAAAAAAGGAAAAATAGATCAAAGAGGAGTCATTGATAATCTTACTTATGATACTAAAAATGATAAAGCCTTTGCTGTTTCTGGTAAAATCACGAGACGGTATATGAAGTGTGATCAAATAACATCTCCACGTATTAAAAGAAATGAAATTAAAAATATTATTCTTAATGAAGGTGAGAGAATGTTAAGTCCAGAAAGGAGATTTGATGCTGCTATTCTAGGGACAAGTGAAATTTTTGGATAA
- a CDS encoding DUF6887 family protein yields the protein MSQKPNFTQMSLSELRSYVLANRNDEEAWKEFTSRPRPNAIYFDANLTLSEEKKKLQELIENSDKTN from the coding sequence ATGTCGCAGAAACCTAATTTCACTCAAATGAGCCTTTCTGAATTAAGGTCTTATGTCTTGGCTAATAGAAATGATGAGGAGGCTTGGAAAGAATTTACCAGTCGTCCCCGTCCAAATGCCATTTATTTTGATGCTAATCTTACTCTATCTGAAGAGAAGAAAAAATTACAGGAACTCATAGAAAATTCAGACAAAACTAATTAG
- a CDS encoding DNA-binding protein — MPIKSYRNDLLVRLSNPEYSSQYLKAALDETLEDGNMEAFFLALNNVIEAREETLDFAKEANISREELKRIVSKKESPNLMTLTSLLKAVGLTIDFKPSVSVNQD, encoded by the coding sequence ATGCCCATAAAAAGTTACAGAAACGATTTGCTAGTAAGACTAAGTAATCCAGAGTATTCATCACAATATCTCAAAGCTGCTCTTGATGAAACTTTAGAGGATGGAAATATGGAGGCTTTTTTCTTGGCTCTAAATAATGTTATTGAAGCTAGAGAAGAAACTTTAGACTTTGCCAAAGAAGCGAATATTTCTAGAGAGGAATTAAAGCGTATCGTTAGTAAAAAAGAAAGTCCTAATTTGATGACACTTACTTCTCTTCTTAAAGCAGTTGGTTTAACAATTGACTTTAAACCATCAGTATCTGTTAATCAAGACTAA
- a CDS encoding helix-turn-helix domain-containing protein has product MKKDELLTPDEVAKILKVHSETVRRWLREGTLSGIKLGKSLRWRIKREELDRYIAQQGRTEN; this is encoded by the coding sequence ATGAAAAAAGATGAACTTTTAACCCCTGATGAAGTCGCAAAAATTCTGAAAGTGCATTCAGAAACAGTGCGTCGTTGGCTACGTGAAGGGACTCTTTCAGGAATCAAATTAGGAAAGAGTTTAAGGTGGCGTATTAAACGAGAAGAATTAGACAGATACATCGCTCAACAAGGAAGGACTGAGAACTAA
- a CDS encoding TetR/AcrR family transcriptional regulator — MVNLLQSSKRQQIIQGAISVFLEQGYEGTSMDRIAAVAGVSKNTIYNHFQDKKGLFVFLMEQVTTERFERVFGSVSLSGDPAMVLRQIADKLLNTIRTDQDYIAFIRLIIGESGRFPELAQLLVKALPEKVIQTLTNYLDSHPELNLENTEATVRIFIGSLMGYILTQEVLHGKEIIPLEQEVLINSLVKLIIG, encoded by the coding sequence ATGGTGAATCTTCTCCAATCTTCAAAACGTCAGCAAATCATTCAAGGTGCGATTTCTGTTTTTTTAGAACAAGGCTATGAAGGAACGAGTATGGATCGTATTGCTGCGGTGGCGGGCGTTTCCAAAAATACAATTTATAATCATTTTCAAGATAAGAAAGGGTTATTTGTTTTTCTGATGGAACAAGTAACAACGGAACGATTTGAAAGAGTGTTTGGATCAGTTTCCTTGTCTGGCGATCCAGCAATGGTATTGCGTCAAATTGCAGACAAACTTCTCAATACAATTAGAACTGATCAAGACTATATTGCGTTTATTCGTTTGATTATTGGTGAGTCGGGAAGATTTCCTGAACTCGCCCAATTATTGGTGAAAGCGTTACCAGAGAAAGTCATTCAAACCTTAACTAACTATTTAGACTCTCATCCCGAATTAAATTTAGAAAATACAGAAGCAACGGTGCGTATTTTTATCGGTTCGCTAATGGGATATATTCTCACGCAAGAAGTCTTACATGGCAAAGAAATTATCCCTTTAGAACAAGAAGTGCTCATTAATAGTTTAGTCAAATTAATCATCGGTTAA
- a CDS encoding NgoBV family restriction endonuclease, with amino-acid sequence MSAEEIYNLLLEDRITNQTGEFRINFAGINTKVSQKSGIGDLFQEWFSAWLDYKNIWYRTKSNTQEFPDFLLDESDQKNLLEVKVFNNDASPNFDVANFLAYINSLTTHAYRLDAKYLIFGYTLNNDGDFQIKNIWLKEIEEITGKSQRYPIKCQVKSNVIVNIRPITWFSQQGQKPFHSKREFVEALKQTIDQYNHTKDLEKYRGWFPQVKEKYYEQTGKEL; translated from the coding sequence TTGTCAGCCGAAGAAATTTACAACCTTTTACTAGAAGATAGAATTACCAATCAAACTGGAGAGTTTCGGATTAATTTTGCAGGAATTAATACAAAAGTTAGCCAGAAAAGTGGTATTGGCGATCTGTTTCAAGAGTGGTTTAGTGCATGGTTAGATTATAAAAATATTTGGTATAGAACTAAAAGCAATACTCAAGAGTTCCCTGATTTTTTACTGGATGAATCTGATCAAAAGAATTTGTTAGAAGTAAAAGTATTTAATAATGACGCATCTCCTAACTTCGATGTTGCTAACTTTCTTGCTTATATTAATTCATTAACGACTCATGCTTATCGCTTAGATGCTAAATATTTAATTTTTGGATATACACTTAATAACGATGGAGATTTTCAAATTAAAAATATTTGGCTGAAAGAAATAGAGGAAATTACAGGCAAATCACAAAGGTATCCTATCAAATGTCAAGTTAAAAGTAATGTTATTGTTAACATTCGACCGATTACTTGGTTTTCACAACAAGGTCAAAAGCCCTTTCATTCCAAACGAGAGTTTGTAGAAGCACTAAAACAAACGATTGACCAATACAATCACACAAAGGATTTAGAAAAATATAGAGGATGGTTTCCTCAAGTCAAGGAAAAGTATTATGAGCAGACAGGTAAAGAGCTTTGA
- a CDS encoding type II toxin-antitoxin system RelE/ParE family toxin translates to MNQEQLWEIEKYVNQEGICPFDEWFETLYSQFQARIDARFDRISLGNFGDNKNLGGGIYELRFSFGAGYRVYYGIRGRRVILLLTGGSKNSQNKDIRLAKELWNAYKKESRGE, encoded by the coding sequence GTGAATCAAGAGCAGTTATGGGAAATTGAAAAGTATGTAAATCAAGAGGGAATTTGTCCTTTTGATGAATGGTTTGAAACCTTATACTCTCAATTTCAAGCTCGAATTGATGCTCGTTTTGACCGCATCAGTTTGGGCAATTTTGGCGATAATAAAAACTTAGGTGGGGGAATCTATGAATTACGGTTTTCTTTTGGTGCAGGCTACCGAGTTTATTATGGAATTAGAGGGAGACGAGTAATCCTTTTGCTGACAGGTGGCTCGAAAAACAGTCAAAATAAAGATATTAGACTTGCGAAAGAGCTTTGGAATGCTTACAAAAAAGAAAGCCGAGGAGAGTAA
- a CDS encoding type II toxin-antitoxin system HicB family antitoxin: MNNLRYQMLIVWSEEDNCYLVHLPDFPEQTYRTHGNSYQEAARNGQEVLELLLEEDGLPLPTPDSTAA, from the coding sequence ATGAATAATCTTAGATATCAAATGCTCATTGTTTGGTCAGAAGAAGACAACTGTTATCTTGTTCATCTTCCCGATTTTCCTGAACAAACTTATCGAACTCACGGAAACAGCTACCAAGAAGCCGCTAGAAATGGTCAAGAAGTGTTAGAGCTTCTACTTGAGGAAGATGGTTTGCCCTTACCGACACCTGATTCAACTGCTGCTTAA
- a CDS encoding DNA cytosine methyltransferase: MSKVASKRVVDLFAGCGGLTLGFQNQGFQLVVAADNWKTAIDIYKNNFSHDIFPIDLSDIESSIEVLKDFEPDIIIGGPPCQDFSQAGKRDENLGRGNLTYSFARIIEQVKPQYFVMENVDQLVKKDVYKESIKLLKSRSYGITVQLLDASLCGVPQKRKRYFVIGEFNGEDNFLDDFLLNNLASKPMTVRDYLGTTLGTEYYYRHPRSYARRGIYSIDEPSATIRSVNRPIPKGYPGHHLDATSNLELVRPLTTKERSLIQTFPESFKWVNGSKTNIELAIANAVPVKLAEYVASALRQHIEGNTTQYKQMSLFSMTTF; the protein is encoded by the coding sequence ATGAGTAAAGTAGCTTCTAAAAGAGTCGTTGATTTATTTGCTGGCTGTGGCGGCTTAACATTAGGATTTCAAAATCAAGGCTTTCAACTAGTCGTAGCAGCAGATAATTGGAAAACGGCAATAGACATCTATAAAAATAATTTCTCACATGACATTTTTCCGATTGATTTAAGTGATATTGAAAGTAGTATCGAGGTACTCAAGGATTTTGAACCTGACATAATTATTGGCGGACCGCCTTGTCAAGATTTTTCTCAAGCTGGTAAAAGAGATGAAAATCTTGGTAGGGGAAATTTGACTTATTCTTTTGCGAGAATTATTGAACAAGTCAAGCCTCAATATTTTGTTATGGAGAATGTTGATCAACTGGTTAAAAAAGATGTTTACAAAGAATCGATTAAATTATTAAAATCTAGAAGTTATGGGATTACAGTACAATTACTTGATGCCAGTTTATGTGGTGTCCCACAAAAGCGAAAACGTTACTTTGTTATTGGGGAATTTAATGGAGAAGATAACTTTTTAGATGATTTCTTATTGAATAATTTAGCTTCTAAGCCAATGACGGTTCGTGATTATTTGGGAACAACATTAGGAACAGAATATTATTATCGACATCCTCGAAGTTATGCACGTCGAGGAATTTATAGTATTGATGAACCGAGTGCTACGATACGGAGTGTTAATCGACCCATTCCAAAAGGATATCCAGGTCATCATTTAGATGCAACCTCTAATTTAGAATTAGTCAGACCATTAACGACTAAAGAGCGCAGTCTGATACAAACATTTCCTGAAAGTTTTAAATGGGTTAATGGTAGTAAAACAAATATTGAACTGGCGATTGCTAATGCAGTTCCTGTCAAATTAGCGGAATATGTTGCTTCTGCGCTTAGACAACATATTGAGGGGAATACTACACAATATAAACAAATGTCTTTATTTTCTATGACTACTTTTTAA